In Legionella cardiaca, a genomic segment contains:
- the clcA gene encoding H(+)/Cl(-) exchange transporter ClcA yields MRNKILTLYFIAIVLGILTGVVGSFFQIAISYGNQLIAKILAYQSHGGVSTLLSVLISMCLTFLAWLLVRGFAPEASGSGVQEIEGTLLHQRPIFWRRLLPVKFIGGVMAITAKLVVGREGPTIQMGGNLGEMLGELLRLPSKRCDALIAAGAAAGLASAFNAPLAGVLFVLEEMRSQFNFSFTNFKTVAISCVMATITLHFIIGSQPAIPMAVFPLPSLASLWIFFIFGILIGFVGLFFNIVLMKTLSATDKLSTRTRIVYVLGIGALVGFLAQHHPAIVGGGYEIIERSLVISPSILVLLLLIVARFATTMLCYSSSVPGGIFAPMLALGTLLGIASSTIVLYFIPNIGIHPGMFAVAGMGALFSAAVRAPITGIILVVEMTHNYLLILPLMVTCLTSTTIVQLAGNKPIYTQLLKRTLKRANAMEGVNSGN; encoded by the coding sequence ATGCGCAATAAAATTTTAACACTCTATTTCATTGCTATTGTACTAGGCATATTAACAGGGGTAGTTGGTTCATTTTTTCAAATCGCTATTTCCTATGGAAATCAGCTTATTGCCAAAATATTAGCCTATCAATCGCATGGAGGTGTTAGCACGTTACTTTCCGTATTGATCTCAATGTGTCTCACATTTTTAGCTTGGCTTTTAGTAAGGGGGTTTGCCCCAGAAGCCTCTGGCAGCGGCGTGCAGGAAATTGAAGGAACGTTATTGCATCAACGACCTATTTTCTGGCGCAGATTATTACCTGTGAAATTTATTGGTGGCGTCATGGCTATTACTGCCAAATTAGTAGTCGGTCGTGAAGGACCAACTATCCAAATGGGAGGTAATCTTGGTGAAATGCTGGGAGAGTTACTGCGCTTACCTTCAAAACGATGCGATGCATTAATTGCTGCTGGTGCTGCAGCAGGGCTTGCTTCTGCATTTAATGCTCCTCTCGCAGGGGTATTGTTTGTACTTGAAGAAATGCGGAGTCAATTTAATTTCTCTTTTACTAACTTTAAAACGGTTGCTATTAGCTGTGTTATGGCAACGATTACTCTGCATTTTATTATTGGGTCGCAACCTGCTATTCCAATGGCTGTTTTTCCTTTACCCAGCCTAGCCTCGCTGTGGATCTTTTTTATTTTTGGAATTTTGATTGGTTTTGTCGGACTGTTCTTTAATATTGTATTGATGAAAACTTTGTCTGCAACGGATAAGTTGTCAACAAGAACACGAATCGTATACGTACTAGGTATTGGAGCGCTGGTGGGGTTTCTGGCACAACATCATCCCGCTATTGTTGGAGGTGGTTATGAAATTATTGAGCGCTCCCTTGTTATTTCACCCTCGATACTGGTTCTATTGCTGTTAATTGTTGCCAGATTTGCAACGACCATGCTTTGTTACTCATCCAGTGTACCAGGAGGAATTTTTGCGCCGATGCTAGCTTTAGGTACTTTATTGGGTATAGCTAGTTCTACTATTGTTTTGTACTTTATCCCAAACATTGGTATTCATCCAGGAATGTTCGCTGTCGCTGGAATGGGGGCTTTATTTTCTGCTGCAGTGCGCGCACCAATAACAGGAATCATTCTGGTGGTTGAGATGACTCATAACTACTTATTAATTTTACCCTTAATGGTAACCTGTTTAACTTCAACAACTATCGTGCAATTAGCGGGTAATAAGCCAATCTACACGCAACTTTTAAAACGTACTTTAAAACGGGCAAATGCAATGGAAGGAGTTAATTCTGGGAATTGA
- a CDS encoding anthranilate synthase component I has translation MLQQVKTAGGVYIEYEQHKLAYENAIDPLLERLDTQRGALFASSFEYPGRYTCWDIGFYNPPLAMVCKANEIQLQALNERGEILLAILFPVLDSCNELIIREHSKDSCRIEVKRGQKIFSEEERSHQPSVFTVLRKLLAFFKSDEPYLGFYGAFGYDLIFQFEALTQHKTRANDQREMVLYLPDEIYVVNHRKEEAFIRRYNFQFQGKSTQALPREGEFKTYEPTLKPEKQCDHAPGEYAKLVETAKERFACGDLFEVVPSQTFYAHCSEQPSVMFSRMRRLNPSPYGFFINLGEEEYLVGASPEMYVRVQGKRVETCPISGTIKRGADAIEDAHNIQLLLDSEKEASELTMCTDVDRNDKSRICEAGSVRVLGRRQIEMYSRLIHTVDHVEGMIREGFDAVDAFLTHMWVVTVTGAPKLWAMNFIEEHEKSPRRWYAGAVGWFGFNGNLNTGLVLRTMRIQQGIAEIRVGATLLYDSEPQAEEQETRLKASAFLDMLQKQELKVNITNPVLGPGLGKRVLLVDHQDSFVHTLANYVRQTGAEVLTVRSEHAIEYLEKEHFDLVLLSPGPGRPADFKVAHTIEAVLKSKTPLFGVCLGLQGIVEYFGGKLDVLNYPMHGKASDIEVKDSSGLFAGFDASFTAGRYHSLYARLDAMPEDLKVTATTRDGVVMAIAHKSLPVYAVQFHPETILSMPNQAGLKIINNLMDMLATNAQ, from the coding sequence ATGTTACAGCAAGTTAAAACGGCAGGTGGTGTTTATATTGAATATGAACAACATAAATTGGCTTATGAAAACGCAATAGATCCTCTTCTTGAGCGTCTTGATACGCAACGCGGCGCTTTATTTGCGTCCAGTTTTGAATACCCTGGTCGTTATACTTGTTGGGATATCGGTTTTTATAATCCTCCTCTGGCGATGGTATGTAAGGCGAATGAGATTCAACTGCAAGCCCTAAATGAACGAGGAGAAATTTTACTCGCTATTCTTTTCCCCGTATTAGATTCCTGTAATGAGTTAATTATTCGCGAACATTCTAAAGATAGTTGCCGAATTGAAGTTAAACGTGGACAAAAAATTTTCAGCGAAGAAGAACGCAGTCACCAGCCCTCTGTATTTACCGTGCTTCGAAAGTTACTCGCTTTTTTCAAATCGGATGAACCTTATTTAGGCTTTTATGGTGCTTTTGGATATGACTTAATATTCCAATTTGAAGCGTTAACCCAGCATAAAACACGAGCAAATGATCAACGCGAAATGGTTTTATATCTTCCTGATGAAATTTATGTCGTCAATCATCGGAAGGAAGAGGCATTTATTCGTCGATATAACTTTCAATTTCAGGGTAAGTCAACACAAGCTTTACCCCGCGAAGGTGAGTTTAAAACTTATGAGCCAACATTGAAGCCTGAAAAACAGTGCGATCATGCCCCAGGGGAGTATGCAAAATTAGTAGAAACCGCAAAGGAACGTTTTGCGTGTGGTGATCTTTTTGAAGTGGTCCCTAGTCAAACTTTCTACGCCCACTGTTCAGAACAGCCTTCAGTAATGTTTAGTCGAATGCGGCGTCTAAATCCGTCTCCTTATGGCTTTTTTATTAATCTGGGAGAAGAGGAATACCTGGTTGGCGCGTCTCCTGAAATGTATGTCCGGGTTCAAGGTAAACGTGTAGAGACTTGCCCTATTTCTGGCACAATAAAACGCGGAGCTGATGCCATTGAAGATGCACACAATATTCAACTTCTCTTAGATTCTGAAAAAGAAGCGTCTGAATTAACAATGTGTACCGATGTTGATAGAAATGATAAATCAAGAATTTGTGAAGCAGGAAGTGTACGAGTTCTTGGTCGTCGCCAGATTGAAATGTATTCGCGTTTAATCCATACCGTAGACCATGTCGAAGGAATGATACGTGAAGGTTTTGATGCTGTTGATGCTTTTTTAACGCATATGTGGGTTGTGACAGTAACCGGTGCTCCTAAACTTTGGGCGATGAACTTTATAGAAGAACATGAAAAATCACCTAGAAGATGGTATGCTGGAGCGGTGGGGTGGTTTGGCTTTAATGGCAATTTAAATACCGGATTGGTATTAAGAACCATGCGAATTCAACAAGGAATTGCTGAGATTCGTGTCGGAGCAACCTTACTCTATGATTCTGAGCCACAAGCAGAGGAACAAGAAACCCGATTAAAAGCATCAGCTTTTTTGGATATGTTACAAAAACAAGAATTAAAGGTAAACATCACTAATCCTGTTTTGGGACCTGGTTTAGGTAAGCGGGTTTTACTTGTTGATCATCAGGATTCTTTTGTTCATACCTTAGCAAATTATGTGCGACAAACGGGGGCCGAAGTACTAACTGTTCGTAGCGAGCATGCGATAGAGTATCTGGAAAAAGAGCATTTTGATCTTGTTCTTTTATCTCCTGGACCTGGTAGACCTGCCGATTTTAAAGTAGCACACACGATTGAGGCTGTCCTGAAATCAAAAACGCCTTTATTTGGAGTTTGCTTGGGCTTACAAGGTATTGTTGAATATTTTGGTGGCAAACTTGATGTATTAAATTATCCTATGCATGGAAAGGCCTCGGATATTGAGGTAAAAGATAGTTCAGGGCTTTTTGCAGGATTTGATGCCTCTTTCACTGCAGGACGTTATCACTCGCTTTATGCTCGCTTGGATGCGATGCCTGAAGATTTGAAAGTAACAGCAACAACTCGAGATGGGGTGGTTATGGCAATTGCGCATAAATCTTTACCGGTCTATGCTGTGCAATTTCATCCGGAAACGATTTTATCGATGCCGAATCAAGCTGGATTAAAAATCATTAATAACCTTATGGACATGTTGGCTACAAATGCGCAATAA
- a CDS encoding nucleoside hydrolase produces the protein MKYKGYCFLLTLLCSVAFARIPVIIDTDMGFDDWVAILYVLKNKNLDVKAITVDCNGLTYCPQGGINAAKLASLVNKKIPVYVGRIDKKNAAYAFPSELREFSSKMAIPGVSSLAAYPIAEKPAAQAIVDLAREAAAGNQPITIMSIGTAVNLADSFAFAKTQNEFAVVKKGIARIYKAGGAFGETILTENKQRQLSNFNIQGNLGIPDFFATNNTMAEWNIYAAVGAMQDVLQSGIPITWVSINASDMARITPEAINFLEEYAKKDNALQFSLDAAKYLVAYQGGWDKIAHNFDFWDTAATIAAFNSDVVSEAYENVPVCLNDKGFQFSFPAKLPRLTEGKTLNYYFFPAIHGFYYGAVIVDETPGKNDATSICNLLKMNVRKTNVIKGINVSRFYQHFARMN, from the coding sequence ATGAAATACAAGGGGTACTGTTTTCTGTTAACACTATTGTGTTCCGTAGCTTTTGCCAGGATTCCCGTTATTATAGATACAGATATGGGGTTTGATGATTGGGTAGCAATTCTTTATGTTCTGAAAAATAAAAATTTGGATGTTAAGGCTATTACCGTCGATTGCAATGGATTAACCTACTGTCCTCAAGGTGGTATTAATGCTGCGAAGCTGGCAAGCCTGGTTAATAAAAAAATTCCTGTTTATGTAGGGCGAATCGATAAAAAAAATGCAGCTTATGCGTTCCCCTCCGAATTACGCGAATTTAGTTCGAAGATGGCAATCCCTGGCGTTTCCTCATTAGCTGCCTACCCCATCGCTGAAAAACCAGCTGCTCAGGCAATTGTCGATTTAGCCCGTGAAGCAGCTGCTGGCAATCAACCAATCACCATTATGTCTATCGGGACAGCGGTTAATTTAGCAGACAGCTTCGCTTTTGCAAAAACACAAAATGAATTTGCCGTTGTTAAAAAGGGAATTGCAAGAATATATAAGGCGGGTGGCGCTTTCGGAGAAACAATACTAACAGAGAACAAACAGAGGCAACTGAGTAATTTTAATATTCAGGGAAATCTGGGTATTCCAGATTTTTTTGCAACAAATAATACGATGGCTGAGTGGAATATTTACGCGGCAGTAGGGGCAATGCAAGATGTTTTACAATCAGGTATTCCTATTACCTGGGTCTCAATTAATGCTTCAGATATGGCTCGCATTACACCTGAAGCAATCAATTTTCTCGAAGAATATGCTAAAAAGGATAACGCCTTACAATTTAGTTTAGATGCCGCGAAATACCTTGTTGCCTATCAAGGCGGGTGGGATAAGATTGCTCATAATTTTGATTTTTGGGATACAGCAGCGACGATTGCCGCATTTAACTCTGATGTGGTCAGTGAAGCATATGAAAATGTTCCTGTTTGTTTAAATGACAAAGGTTTCCAATTTAGTTTTCCTGCTAAATTACCGCGTTTGACGGAAGGAAAGACATTGAACTACTATTTTTTTCCAGCGATTCATGGTTTCTACTATGGTGCTGTAATTGTTGATGAGACTCCAGGAAAGAACGATGCAACATCTATTTGTAATTTACTTAAGATGAATGTCAGAAAAACAAATGTGATTAAAGGAATTAATGTATCACGTTTTTATCAGCACTTTGCGCGCATGAATTAA
- the gatC gene encoding Asp-tRNA(Asn)/Glu-tRNA(Gln) amidotransferase subunit GatC: MTITQDDLNNIKQLAYLDAESNSNEKLTEEINAIIDFVEQLKQIDTMGVAPLFHPFDLHQRLRADVVSEEDCADQLEQIAPLFENDLYLVPKVIDSGQ; the protein is encoded by the coding sequence ATGACAATCACTCAAGACGATTTAAATAATATCAAGCAACTTGCTTATCTGGATGCTGAATCAAACAGCAATGAAAAACTTACTGAAGAAATCAATGCCATTATTGATTTTGTAGAACAATTAAAGCAAATCGATACAATGGGGGTTGCCCCTCTTTTTCATCCTTTTGATTTACATCAGCGCCTGCGTGCTGACGTAGTTTCTGAAGAGGATTGTGCGGATCAATTAGAGCAAATAGCACCGCTTTTTGAAAATGATTTATATTTAGTTCCCAAAGTAATCGATTCAGGACAATAA
- the gatA gene encoding Asp-tRNA(Asn)/Glu-tRNA(Gln) amidotransferase subunit GatA, translating into MHKYSLKELSHNLLRGEFSSVELTKHFLSRINRYKSLNAFINVNENNALNSAALADKQIREGKARPLTGIPMAHKDLFCTQVLPTTCGSKMLANFQAPYQATIVRRLEEQGAVIVGKTNMDEFAMGSSNENSYFGPVKNPWDINRVPGGSSGGSAAAVAAGLIPFATGSDTGGSIRQPAAFCGISGIKPTYGLVSRFGMVAFASSLDQAGPMAHTAEDLAFVLQAMAGFDSHDSTSVNQPVPDYSLNLLQSIKGLRIGLPSCFFQKEVDTEIQEAITNAVRIFAQEGAEIIELDLSLQPLWVPCYYVIACAEASSNLSRYDGIRFGHRSKKAETLHELIVNSRSEGFGAEVQRRILTGTHVLSSGYFDAYYLQALKIRRLIQVELQDTLKQVDIILGPTTPTCAFKLGEKVGDPIQNYLADVFTVAVNLAGLPALSIPAGFSAGLPIGMQLIGNYFSEAKLLNIAHHYQQCTDWHQARPTYKG; encoded by the coding sequence ATGCATAAGTATTCTTTGAAAGAATTGTCTCATAATCTGCTACGCGGTGAATTCTCAAGCGTTGAATTAACCAAGCACTTTTTAAGTCGCATTAACCGATACAAATCACTCAATGCCTTTATTAATGTGAATGAAAATAACGCCTTAAATTCTGCAGCTCTGGCCGATAAACAGATTCGAGAAGGAAAAGCCAGGCCTTTAACCGGCATACCGATGGCCCATAAAGACTTGTTTTGCACACAAGTATTACCCACCACTTGCGGTTCAAAAATGCTGGCAAATTTTCAAGCGCCGTATCAGGCCACAATTGTTAGGCGGCTTGAAGAGCAAGGGGCAGTAATAGTCGGTAAAACAAATATGGATGAATTCGCAATGGGTTCATCCAATGAAAATAGTTACTTTGGGCCAGTAAAAAATCCATGGGATATCAATAGAGTCCCCGGTGGTTCCTCAGGAGGTTCTGCTGCCGCAGTAGCAGCTGGGCTTATTCCATTTGCAACAGGTTCTGATACCGGAGGCTCAATCAGACAACCCGCTGCGTTTTGTGGAATTTCCGGTATAAAACCAACTTATGGATTGGTCTCAAGATTTGGCATGGTTGCTTTTGCATCCAGCCTTGATCAGGCAGGTCCTATGGCTCATACAGCTGAAGATTTAGCCTTCGTTCTTCAAGCTATGGCAGGTTTCGATAGCCATGACTCAACCTCAGTTAACCAGCCTGTTCCTGACTACTCCTTAAATTTATTACAATCGATTAAAGGATTACGTATTGGCTTGCCTTCCTGTTTTTTTCAAAAAGAAGTTGATACAGAAATACAAGAAGCCATAACTAATGCAGTTAGGATTTTTGCACAGGAAGGGGCTGAAATTATTGAACTTGATTTATCCCTGCAGCCTCTTTGGGTTCCTTGCTATTATGTAATTGCCTGTGCCGAAGCCTCCTCAAATTTATCACGTTACGATGGGATACGTTTTGGTCACCGAAGCAAAAAAGCTGAAACCCTGCATGAACTTATTGTCAATTCACGAAGTGAGGGTTTTGGTGCGGAAGTGCAGCGTCGAATTCTAACCGGCACACATGTTCTTTCTTCAGGTTATTTTGATGCTTATTATTTACAAGCTTTAAAAATCAGACGATTAATTCAAGTTGAACTGCAAGATACATTGAAGCAAGTTGATATTATTTTAGGTCCAACCACCCCGACTTGCGCTTTCAAATTAGGCGAAAAAGTGGGCGATCCCATTCAAAACTATTTAGCTGATGTTTTTACAGTAGCTGTCAATTTAGCAGGATTGCCCGCTCTGTCTATTCCCGCAGGGTTTAGTGCTGGATTGCCTATTGGCATGCAATTAATTGGCAATTACTTTAGTGAAGCCAAACTACTAAATATCGCTCATCACTATCAACAATGCACTGACTGGCACCAAGCCAGACCAACCTACAAAGGGTGA
- the gatB gene encoding Asp-tRNA(Asn)/Glu-tRNA(Gln) amidotransferase subunit GatB, which yields MAWDTVIGLEVHAQLKTKSKLFSATATAFGARPNSQTSFIDAGLPGVLPVLNEAAVHMAIQFGLAIDANINNNSYFERKNYFYPDLPKGYQISQYQAPIVSNGHLTIELSDGSEKEVSIVRAHLEEDAGKSLHENHATYSGIDLNRAGTPLLEIVTAPCLFSAEEAVSYLKKLHQLVRFLGICDGNMQEGSFRCDVNISLKPKGSQQLGVRTELKNLNSFRFIEKAIAYEQARHQDLLESGLIIHQETRLYNPDTNTTHALRSKENENDYRYFPDPDLLPIHIEATDLEKIRKNMPILPEQIKEECQKNPILNQEDVNFLLASPATYHFFKAVKTNSHADEKTIINWLKGTYAAALNEINLSFDNPPVSATSLATLLDKLTKQTISNKIAKEIFAKLWEGETNIDEIIKKEGFNQLTDSNLLEELISNIIQQYPQQVADYRAGKEKLLSFFVGQVMKETKGQANPEQINQLLKKHLHQ from the coding sequence ATGGCATGGGATACCGTTATTGGTCTTGAAGTTCACGCCCAATTAAAGACAAAATCAAAATTATTTTCCGCCACAGCTACTGCATTTGGCGCACGACCAAACTCGCAAACCAGTTTTATCGATGCGGGTTTACCTGGTGTCTTACCAGTACTTAATGAAGCAGCGGTTCATATGGCGATTCAGTTTGGACTGGCCATTGACGCAAATATCAACAATAATTCCTACTTTGAACGTAAAAATTATTTTTACCCTGATTTACCTAAAGGTTATCAAATCAGTCAATATCAAGCCCCAATAGTTTCTAATGGTCATTTGACAATTGAATTAAGCGACGGTAGCGAAAAGGAAGTTTCTATTGTCCGAGCTCATTTGGAAGAAGATGCCGGCAAATCCCTGCATGAAAATCACGCGACATACAGCGGAATAGATTTGAATCGAGCCGGCACGCCTCTGCTGGAAATAGTTACTGCACCTTGTCTTTTTTCCGCCGAAGAAGCTGTTAGCTATTTAAAAAAATTACATCAACTGGTTCGCTTTTTAGGCATTTGCGATGGAAACATGCAAGAAGGCTCTTTTCGTTGCGATGTGAATATTTCCCTTAAACCTAAAGGCTCACAGCAGCTTGGTGTGAGAACAGAGCTTAAAAACTTAAATTCATTTCGTTTTATTGAAAAAGCCATTGCTTACGAACAAGCCCGCCATCAAGATTTACTGGAGAGCGGTCTAATCATTCATCAAGAAACAAGATTGTATAACCCTGATACCAATACAACGCATGCTTTAAGAAGTAAAGAAAATGAAAATGATTATCGCTATTTCCCTGATCCTGATCTGTTGCCTATCCATATTGAAGCAACTGATCTTGAAAAAATTAGAAAAAACATGCCTATCCTTCCTGAGCAGATCAAAGAAGAGTGCCAGAAAAATCCTATTTTAAACCAGGAAGATGTGAATTTTCTTCTTGCTTCACCTGCAACTTATCACTTCTTTAAAGCAGTTAAAACAAACAGCCACGCAGATGAAAAAACTATTATTAATTGGCTTAAAGGAACTTATGCGGCTGCTCTTAACGAAATCAATCTTAGTTTCGATAATCCCCCAGTGTCAGCAACATCATTAGCAACATTGTTGGATAAACTGACAAAACAAACTATTTCAAATAAGATTGCTAAAGAAATTTTTGCCAAACTGTGGGAAGGTGAAACAAATATTGATGAAATTATAAAAAAAGAAGGTTTTAACCAACTCACCGATAGTAATCTACTGGAAGAATTGATTAGCAACATTATTCAACAATATCCCCAGCAAGTAGCTGATTATCGAGCAGGAAAAGAAAAACTCCTTTCCTTTTTTGTTGGTCAAGTGATGAAAGAAACAAAGGGACAAGCAAATCCCGAACAAATCAATCAGCTGCTAAAAAAACATCTCCATCAGTAA
- a CDS encoding L,D-transpeptidase encodes MKKQLIIGPLCVLTVACSSMDRGVAVVDDAGYTHYTMSLDSDRKGRNYFPEKRPATGKKVFIFDPKATAWAAYDAQGNRIKTGSASGGKDFCEDTGRGCRTVTGTFRVYSKKGEDCTSSIYPIETGGGARMPYCMHFSGGYSIHAAYEVPNWNASHGCIRVLPGAAKWLSQDFIDIGTTVIVKPY; translated from the coding sequence ATGAAAAAACAACTTATCATTGGGCCATTGTGTGTGTTAACTGTAGCATGTTCATCCATGGATAGGGGTGTAGCCGTTGTTGACGATGCAGGTTATACGCACTACACCATGAGTCTTGACTCTGATCGCAAAGGTAGAAATTATTTCCCTGAAAAACGACCGGCAACAGGGAAAAAAGTTTTCATCTTCGATCCGAAAGCCACCGCCTGGGCTGCTTATGATGCCCAGGGTAACCGTATTAAAACTGGTAGTGCATCTGGAGGAAAAGATTTTTGTGAAGATACTGGTAGAGGTTGTCGCACAGTTACTGGTACATTTCGAGTTTACTCCAAGAAAGGTGAAGACTGTACCTCCAGTATCTATCCAATTGAAACAGGAGGAGGGGCTAGAATGCCTTACTGCATGCACTTCAGTGGCGGCTACTCTATTCATGCCGCTTATGAGGTACCTAACTGGAATGCCAGTCATGGTTGCATCAGGGTTCTACCAGGAGCGGCTAAATGGTTGAGCCAGGATTTTATTGATATTGGTACTACCGTTATTGTAAAACCTTACTAA
- a CDS encoding c-type cytochrome produces the protein MQLIQYIFVGWLISFHSYAASHHPQDFLNSIKGSKNEGELIVQHFCVNCHGVKPLIPIGAPRIGQKEDWAPRMNIGITALLKHTTEGLNAMPPRGGCFECTDEQLILAIVSMLPKELKNSFLNDLKDYKKNN, from the coding sequence ATGCAGTTAATACAATATATTTTTGTTGGTTGGCTAATTAGCTTTCATTCCTATGCTGCAAGTCACCATCCACAAGATTTTCTGAACTCAATTAAAGGTAGCAAGAATGAAGGAGAGCTAATCGTGCAGCACTTCTGTGTTAATTGCCATGGAGTAAAGCCCCTCATTCCGATTGGTGCACCACGCATCGGACAAAAAGAAGATTGGGCACCAAGAATGAATATAGGAATAACCGCGTTATTAAAACATACAACGGAGGGGCTAAATGCAATGCCTCCCAGAGGAGGCTGCTTTGAATGCACGGATGAACAATTAATTTTAGCGATAGTTTCAATGTTACCTAAAGAGCTAAAAAATAGCTTTTTAAACGATCTAAAAGATTATAAAAAAAACAATTAG
- the flgA gene encoding flagellar basal body P-ring formation chaperone FlgA encodes MIRLIPGFLLFFVSQILFAEESQSLDLLKEKIENYVLTSLATEQNSKIQVTVDRIDSRLKLKPCAENHLEVFNPYSIPMLRATIMGVKCQESVNRWTLYVPIKVTVQKPVLVAKRPLTKGTMITENDLEIMEVDISQLKQGYFDKVEQVINQVSKTNVAQGSAITPLLLQAAVLVHKGEQVAIQAISDSFVVSMEGIALTDGAAGEMIRVKNLSSKKIIEAQVSATRQVKVPL; translated from the coding sequence ATGATACGACTTATTCCAGGATTTTTACTGTTTTTTGTAAGTCAGATCTTATTTGCAGAGGAATCTCAGTCGTTAGACTTGCTTAAGGAGAAAATTGAAAATTATGTACTTACTTCACTGGCTACTGAACAAAACAGTAAAATTCAGGTTACTGTCGATAGAATTGATTCAAGACTTAAATTAAAACCCTGCGCTGAAAATCATCTGGAAGTATTCAATCCTTATTCAATCCCCATGTTACGTGCCACTATCATGGGAGTTAAGTGTCAGGAATCTGTCAATCGTTGGACACTATATGTTCCTATAAAAGTTACTGTGCAAAAACCTGTGCTTGTCGCTAAACGTCCCTTAACGAAAGGAACCATGATTACCGAAAATGATCTTGAAATTATGGAAGTGGACATTAGCCAGTTAAAACAAGGTTATTTTGATAAAGTAGAACAGGTTATAAATCAAGTCAGTAAAACGAATGTTGCGCAAGGAAGTGCAATTACTCCTCTTCTTCTCCAGGCTGCGGTGTTAGTACATAAAGGTGAACAAGTGGCAATTCAGGCAATAAGTGATAGCTTTGTTGTAAGTATGGAAGGGATTGCTTTAACAGATGGTGCAGCAGGCGAAATGATTCGTGTGAAAA